One part of the Lapillicoccus jejuensis genome encodes these proteins:
- a CDS encoding MFS transporter, producing MTDARHPAETSPGVTGGSFAVVALAFAVTMLGATLPTPMYSFWQKDFGFEVATVTVIFAMYAVGVLAALVVTGPWSDAVGRRPLLLAGLGLSLLSDVVFLLAGATWVLLLGRLVSGLSAGVYVGSGTAAVLEQAPERWKGRAPLVATVANIGGLGVGPVVAAGLISLFAWPTGLSFAVHVVATLVLLALTWRVPETVRPEPGARLRVQRPIVPSDARSTFVAASIVGFAGFAVLGLMTAVSPKLVAQAVPGAGPLLSVSVVGALMLASVLAQVLLTAVPVDTAANLGCALLAVGTVLLAVALARDALPLMLLAAVVSGAGQGLSFSKGLAAVLGKVDGAQRAATMSAFFVVAYVAISLPVVGDGLASQRWGVQPAGVAFSVAVAVLAVVALVALVVDQRRTRAA from the coding sequence GTGACGGACGCCCGACACCCCGCCGAGACGAGCCCCGGGGTCACCGGGGGCTCGTTCGCGGTCGTCGCCCTCGCGTTCGCGGTGACGATGCTCGGCGCGACACTGCCGACGCCGATGTACTCGTTCTGGCAGAAGGACTTCGGCTTCGAGGTCGCCACCGTCACGGTGATCTTCGCGATGTACGCCGTCGGGGTCCTGGCCGCCCTCGTCGTCACCGGCCCGTGGTCCGACGCCGTCGGCCGCCGGCCCCTGCTGCTCGCCGGTCTGGGGCTGTCGCTGCTCAGCGACGTCGTCTTCCTGCTCGCCGGGGCCACCTGGGTGCTCCTGCTCGGCCGCCTCGTCTCCGGCCTCTCCGCCGGGGTGTACGTCGGCTCGGGCACCGCCGCCGTCCTCGAGCAGGCGCCGGAGCGGTGGAAGGGGCGCGCCCCCCTGGTCGCGACCGTCGCCAACATCGGCGGGCTCGGGGTCGGCCCGGTCGTCGCGGCCGGGCTCATCTCCCTCTTCGCGTGGCCGACCGGGCTGTCCTTCGCCGTCCACGTCGTCGCCACCCTCGTGCTGCTCGCCCTGACCTGGCGGGTGCCGGAGACGGTCCGCCCCGAGCCGGGGGCGCGGCTGCGGGTGCAGCGGCCGATCGTCCCGTCCGACGCCCGCTCGACGTTCGTCGCCGCGAGCATCGTCGGGTTCGCCGGCTTCGCGGTCCTCGGGCTGATGACCGCCGTGTCACCGAAGCTCGTCGCCCAGGCCGTCCCGGGCGCCGGGCCGCTGCTGTCGGTGTCGGTGGTCGGGGCGCTCATGCTCGCCTCCGTGCTCGCGCAGGTGCTGCTCACCGCGGTGCCGGTCGACACCGCCGCCAACCTCGGCTGCGCCCTCCTGGCGGTCGGGACCGTGCTGCTCGCCGTCGCGCTGGCCCGCGACGCGCTGCCGCTCATGCTCCTCGCCGCCGTCGTCAGCGGCGCCGGTCAGGGGCTGTCGTTCAGCAAGGGCCTCGCCGCGGTGCTCGGCAAGGTCGACGGCGCCCAGCGGGCGGCGACCATGTCGGCCTTCTTCGTCGTCGCGTACGTCGCCATCTCGCTCCCCGTCGTCGGGGACGGGCTGGCGTCGCAGCGCTGGGGCGTGCAACCGGCCGGGGTCGCGTTCT